Genomic DNA from Rhodothermales bacterium:
TCCCTTGAACCCCGCCATGGGTCACCCATGTACTGACCAGACACCCAGGTGGGATACCCTGGGATAATTCCCCACTTTTCCCCACCGTCGGCAAAAGGTACACTATTTCGCAGCAATGTCAAGCGCCAGCCCAACGCTTAACCTTAATTTTGTTGGAGATAGGTAATGTGCGAGATATGTGCGAGAGCATCGGCCGCAGCGATCCACGTGCGGGTCTCTGGCCGTACCTATGGACGGGGTCGAGCGACGACGAGAATGGAAACGCCAAACGGCAGGGTGTGCGTGGACGTAATCCACGCTTCGGATCCGAAGACGACGGTGAGGAGCCGGTTCACGATGCGCGGAGGAAGTCGCAGGTCGCTGCGCTGCCCGGACCGGGGCAAAACACGCCCGACAAGTCGCGTGGCAGCAATCGCCGGGAAGAGCCAGGTGTTGAAGTAGGTGGCATGAACTGTGTCAAATCCGGCCTTTCGCAACGTATCCGTCACTCCCGAGAGCGTGTATCGTCGACAGTGATGATTCACCTCGTCGTGGGAGCTCCACAGGAATTGATACGCGGGAACGGTGAGGATCAGCGTGCCTCCCGGAACGAGCAGCCCACGAATCGCTCGTAGCGCGCCGGCGTCGTTCTCAATGTGCTCGATCACATCGAGCGCCGTTACCACATCAAAGGTCGCTGCATCGAATGGGATGTCATCCGGCAGTGACCCGGTGAGAACCTCGCCGAACCGTTTGCCTGCCGCGACTTCTCTTGAGTACGGCTCCATCTCGAAGGCAGAGACGCGGCCATGTTGGGAGAGCATCTGAAGATTGCCGCCGGTTCCGCATCCAGCGTCGAGTATTCGTGCGCCGGCTGCAAGCCTCAGATTCAGCAGCACTCGCGAGAGAATTCGACGGCGTGCGACATACCACCAGTGTTCGTCTTCGACAGCAGCGACCAGGCGATAATAGTCGGGGTCCATGGCTTCAGATGACGCGAGTCGCGAACCGTCGACGACACACAGGGTCAGATTCTCGCCTTGGCCAGTTTTGCTCCGTTTCGACGCGTTACAGGCTTTGGCGATTCGATAAGATCCTTTTCCCGGGCGTAGGCCACGGTTGCGGCCACGAAGGATTTGAACAGCGGATGGGGTCTGCCCACCTTGCTCTGGTACTCGGGATGAAACTGCGTTCCGATAAACCAGCGCTTTTCGGGCAGTTCCACAATCTCCACGAGATCGCGTGCGATGTTCAGTCCGGAGAAGTGCATGCCGTGTTCGAGCAGCTTGTATCGCAGGACGTTGTTGACCTCGAAGCGATGACGGTGGCGCTCCCTGACCTCCGTCTCACCGTAGATATCCCGGACTTTGGAGTTCTCCAGCAGAAAGCAATCATATGAACCGAGACGCATCGTTCCGCCCTTGTCAGCGATTCGCTTCTGTTCTTCCATGAGATCGATGACCGGATGCTGCGTCTCCTTCACGAATTCCATCGAATGGGCATCTTCCCACTTGCACACGTTGCGCGCAAACTCGACGACGGCGCACTGCATCCCCAGACAGATGCCAAAGAACGGGACGTCGTTCTCGCGAGCGTATTGAATGGCAACCAGTTTGCCGTCGATCCCCCGCTCACCGAACCCCGGCGCGACAACGATACCCGCCACTTCGCCCAGCACCTCCTTCACATTTTCGCTGTTCAGATCATCCGAAAGAAC
This window encodes:
- a CDS encoding class I SAM-dependent methyltransferase, giving the protein MDPDYYRLVAAVEDEHWWYVARRRILSRVLLNLRLAAGARILDAGCGTGGNLQMLSQHGRVSAFEMEPYSREVAAGKRFGEVLTGSLPDDIPFDAATFDVVTALDVIEHIENDAGALRAIRGLLVPGGTLILTVPAYQFLWSSHDEVNHHCRRYTLSGVTDTLRKAGFDTVHATYFNTWLFPAIAATRLVGRVLPRSGQRSDLRLPPRIVNRLLTVVFGSEAWITSTHTLPFGVSILVVARPRP
- a CDS encoding CTP synthase gives rise to the protein HIIDEIKHWMLKLGETGEYDVVLTEIGGTVGDIESQPYLEAIRQLRYDLGARNTLNAHLTLVPYLAAAGELKTKPTQHSVKTLLSYGLQPDILVCRSEYPLDADVRRKLALFCNVEARAVKLARDAESIYEVPLLLKEEGLDDLVVEKLHIHEDVEREGILEEPDLTEWIEFLNRLKKPDGSVSIALVGKYVTHQDAYKSISESFILAGSANRVRVDLKLVLSDDLNSENVKEVLGEVAGIVVAPGFGERGIDGKLVAIQYARENDVPFFGICLGMQCAVVEFARNVCKWEDAHSMEFVKETQHPVIDLMEEQKRIADKGGTMRLGSYDCFLLENSKVRDIYGETEVRERHRHRFEVNNVLRYKLLEHGMHFSGLNIARDLVEIVELPEKRWFIGTQFHPEYQSKVGRPHPLFKSFVAATVAYAREKDLIESPKPVTRRNGAKLAKARI